A window of Pomacea canaliculata isolate SZHN2017 linkage group LG3, ASM307304v1, whole genome shotgun sequence contains these coding sequences:
- the LOC112558587 gene encoding MAM and LDL-receptor class A domain-containing protein 2-like, which translates to MSFSGLPHTDHTTGKSSGHFLFARSHNPGDTAWLISRPFGATAGQCTCQMKLFFYIFGSNIHHLSILYRTHNAGPPDGQIWTSAGQQGPNWLEASPLISIATPFQIIIEAYVATADQAIAIDDVSFSPGCQHNATSLPPLSSTSTFKPMTSTTSARKTSNPLPVTCKNAELMCDNQQQCYTKDKLCDNKTDCVDGSDEAKSKCTCHSHLCFNGGQCSVKAGAGPICNCVKNYSGLDCKTPPAASGIGINTTPSGQQDNSSNSTKKWAIPVGVILGLLAIGATVGSVLVFRRRNGGLRSIRFPFALWRQSETNDGLSNPIYDHNSGDSDIHFGQL; encoded by the exons ATGTCATTCTCAGGACTTCCACATACAGACCACACCACTGGTAAATCCTCTGGACATTTCTTGTTTGCAAGGTCTCACAACCCTGGAGACACAGCCTGGCTCATTTCTCGACCATTTGGAGCAACAGCAGGACAATGTACCTGCCAGATGAAGCttttcttctacatctttgGCAGTAACATACATCATCTCAGCATCCTGTACCGCACACACAATGCTGGGCCTCCTGATGGACAGATCTGGACAAGTGCTGGTCAGCAGGGCCCTAACTGGCTAGAAGCCTCACCCCTCATCAGCATCGCCACACCTTTCCAGATTATTATTGAAGCATATGTGGCCACAGCAGATCAAGCCATTGCTATTGATGATGTGTCATTTTCACCTGGATGTCAACATAATGCTACCAGTCTGCCACCATTGTCATCTACCTCAACATTTAAGCCCATGACTTCAACAACATCtgcaagaaaaacatcaaaTCCTTTGCCAGTGACATGCAAGAATGCTGAGTTGATGTGTGATAACCAACAGCAGTGTTATACCAAGGATAAGCTGTGTGACAACAAGACTGACTGTGTTGATGGAAGTGATGAAGCAAAGTCCAAGTGCA ccTGTCATTCCCACTTATGTTTCAATGGTGGCCAGTGTTCAGTTAAAGCTGGTGCAGGACCGATATGCAA TTGTGTCAAAAACTACTCAGGTTTAGACTGCAAAACCCCACCTGCTGCATCAGGCATTGGTATCAACACAACTCCTTCAGGCCAGcaagacaacagcagcaatagTACAA AGAAATGGGCAATCCCTGTAGGTGTCATTCTAGGACTTCTTGCCATCGGCGCTACGGTTGGCAGCGTTTTAGTTTTTCGCAGGCGTAATGGAGg ACTAAGATCAATAAGGTTTCCATTTGCACTTTGGCGGCAGTCTGAAACAAATGATGGCCTTTCTAATCCAATCTATGATCACAACTCAGGAGACTCTGAT ATCCACTTTGGCCAATTATAG
- the LOC112558971 gene encoding MAM and LDL-receptor class A domain-containing protein 1-like translates to MSGQNVTANSGPTKDHTYGTAQGHYMFMESASPRVTDDKARILSKPYNPTTGSCLSFWYYMNGNSYMVGTLSVIIAPVGQQAQQPLWSRAGSQGGQWLLATFSVQSIEKFQIMFEGTVGDFPSGGGIALDDIHVTPTGCLGLADCDFEQGGICSWIQSDYIYIESSSLQHPGDTAVLKSQVIHQHGISDYCFTFWYHMWGSTIGTLNVTYTVPPLDPITVFSSSGNQGKTWIEGFADISQAYGDITMSVIGSIGNGSQGDIALDDFKLYPYNCSIVKLSITSSSLFMCNDASNTTVTQDKVCNFIRDCPLPYLDEANCGDCSFQDGTCQWTDDSTGIWQWTLGSGQSHVNYSAPMYDHNGSPTDNFLCLVRSLGTNTSISDLYSIQFGPCSSTCQMQMYYFISGQDSQLKVLLEQGEEMSLLWAVRGQEIAKWVQATVDILRVSTPFRVHLQGYSYSVDAIVAVDDVQFINCNFPVPGNCDNSQNQFHCNSSACIPMAAVCDFTDDCGDGSDEASCGQGKHIQKEQQENHSHQSPMIGKWNTYPSRTDFEESLNSWYNDHSGSDNFDWTRSHGSTSTIGTGPSRDHSRGTSAGYYVYIESSVPRKAGDKAWLVSTNAFNPTVGSKCVMRFYYHMYGATIGSLNVYTRSSLLGGLKEILSLSGNYGDAWMRKDITLHETMEFQIVLEGVVGNGYQGDIGIDDISMTPDCEISTEPFPTGSPPPPTVPGPCSANLFACDGNRCIPKSGVCDFQQQCSDGSDELMCGKCTFEVNLCGWRDHSTGQFAWVRVPSNDSAFTGGPSSDANGLVGGGQYMLVQPTMGVTKDRARLVSPVFNASGTKCQMSFKYYISGDSTGSLIILLQKASDIGTDSGVGLWHHIGNVGNTWQFYTVDIGQIDYPFVITFTSLPSLQFGTCDVAVDNIDFKDCKAGQIANSTGNGRDTGVIGDGKDTDVNMLTLGEGLL, encoded by the exons ATGTCTGGCCAGAATGTAACTGCAAACTCAGGTCCCACAAAGGATCACACTTATGGCACAGCTCAGg GTCACTACATGTTCATGGAGTCAGCCAGTCCCCGTGTAACTGATGATAAAGCACGAATACTAAGCAAGCCTTACAATCCAACGACTGGAAGCTGTCTGTCTTTCTGGTACTATATGAATGGAAATAGCTATATGGTGGGAACATTATCTGTGATCATTGCTCCTGTGGGCCAGCAAGCCCAACAGCCACTATGGAGTAGGGCTGGAAGTCAAGGTGGCCAGTGGCTCTTGGCTACTTTCAGTGTTCAAAGTATAGAGAAATTTCAG ATAATGTTTGAAGGTACAGTTGGGGATTTTCCTTCTGGTGGAGGTATTGCATTGGATGACATCCATGTGACCCCAACAGGCTGCCTTGGTCTGGCAGACTGTGATTTTGAGCAGGGGGGGATCTGTAGCTGGATCCAGA GTGACTATATCTACATAGAGTCAAGTTCCCTGCAGCATCCAGGAGATACAGCAGTGCTGAAATCTCAAGTGATACACCAGCATGGAATTTCTGATTACTGTTTCACATTTTGGTATCACATGTGGGGCTCCACCATTGGCACCTTGAATGTCACCTACACCGTTCCTCCCTTGGATCCCATAACTGTTTTCTCATCTTCTGGTAACCAGGGAAAGACTTGGATTGAAGGTTTTGCAGATATTTCTCAGGCATATGGTGACATTACA ATGTCTGTTATTGGATCAATAGGAAATGGATCCCAGGGTGACATTGCTTTGGATGACTTCAAACTCTATCCATATAACTGCTCAATTG tcaaGCTGTCCATTACTTCCTCTAGCCTCTTCATGTGTAATGATGCCTCCAACACAACAGTTACACAGGACAAAGTTTGTAACTTCATCAGAGACTGCCCTTTGCCTTATTTGGATGAAGCAAACTGTG gtgaCTGTAGCTTCCAAGATGGTACCTGCCAGTGGACAGATGACAGTACTGGCATTTGGCAATGGACCTTAGGCAGTGGTCAGTCTCATGTCAATTATTCTGCTCCCATGTATGACCACAATGGAAGTCCCACAG ACAACTTCCTGTGCCTTGTCAGGAGTTTGGGCACAAATACTTCCATTTCTGATCTTTACAGCATCCAGTTTGGTCCCTGCAGTTCCACTTGTCAAATGCAGATGTACTACTTCATTTCTGGACAAG ACTCTCAACTAAAAGTCTTACTAGAACAGGGTGAGGAGATGTCACTTCTCTGGGCAGTTCGTGGACAAGAGATTGCCAAGTGGGTTCAGGCCACAGTTGATATACTGCGTGTATCTACACCATTCAGG GTACACCTTCAAGGGTATAGCTATTCAGTGGACGCCATCGTAGCCGTCGATGATGTCCAGTTTATTAACTGCAATTTCCCAG TACCAGGAAATTGTGACAACAGTCAGAATCAGTTCCACTGCAATAGCTCTGCCTGTATCCCTATGGCAGCTGTCTGTGACTTCACTGATGACTGTGGTGATGGCAGTGATGAAGCTTCTTGTG GTCAGGGTAAACATATTCAGAAAGAGCAGCAGGAAAACCACTCACACCAGTCACCAATGATCGGCAAATGGA ACACCTATCCATCACGCACAGACTTTGAGGAAAGTTTGAATAGCTGGTACAATGACCATTCTGGATCTGACAACTTTGACTGGACCCGTTCACATGGTTCAACCAGTACAATTGGCACTGGCCCTTCACGTGACCACAGTAGAGGAACTTCCGCTG GTTATTATGTGTACATAGAGAGTTCTGTACCCAGGAAAGCTGGTGACAAAGCTTGGCTAGTAAGCACTAATGCCTTTAATCCAACTGTGGGATCCAAATGTGTt ATGCGTTTCTATTATCATATGTATGGAGCAACTATTGGGAGTCTCAATGTTTACACCCGTTCCTCTCTTCTTGGTGGCTTGAAGgagattctttctctttctggtAACTATGGTGATGCTTGGATGCGTAAAGACATAACACTACATGAGACCATGGAATTCCAG ATTGTGCTTGAAGGGGTGGTTGGCAATGGTTATCAAGGTGATATTGGTATTGATGATATTTCCATGACTCCAGATTGTGAAATTTCCACAG AACCATTTCCTACTGGTTCACCACCCCCACCAACTGTTCCTGGACCATGTTCAGCAAATCTGTTTGCTTGTGATGGGAACCGCTGCATCCCTAAGTCTGGAGTGTGTGACTTCCAGCAGCAGTGCAGTGATGGCAGTGATGAGCTCATGTGTG GTAAATGCACATTTGAAGTTAACCTCTGTGGATGGAGAGATCACAGCACAGGGCAGTTTGCCTGGGTCAGAGTGCCCTCTAATGACAGTGCATTTACTGGTGGGCCCTCCTCAGATGCTAATGGCTTGGTAGGAG GTGGGCAGTATATGCTGGTTCAGCCCACTATGGGTGTGACAAAGGATCGTGCCAGACTGGTATCTCCTGTGTTCAATGCATCTGGCACCAAATGTCAGATGAGCTTCAAATACTACATCTCTGGTGACAGCACAG GCAGCCTGATAATCCTCCTTCAAAAGGCTTCTGACATTGGTACAGACAGTGGTGTTGGTTTGTGGCACCACATAGGAAATGTTGGCAATACCTGGCAGTTCTACACTGTTGATATAGGACAGATTGACTATCCCTTTGTG ATCACATTTACATCCCTTCCCAGTCTTCAGTTTGGTACTTGTGATGTGGCAGTTGACAACATTGACTTTAAGGACTGCAAGGCAGGTCAGATTGCAAACAGCACAGGTAATGGTAGAGACACAGGTGTCATAGGCGATGGTAAAGATACAGATGTCAACATGTTGACATTGGGGGAAGGGTTATTGTAA
- the LOC112558589 gene encoding MAM domain-containing glycosylphosphatidylinositol anchor protein 2-like: MGGRKACVFHLVVVLAIAVRASRGQVLDCNFERDLCQWRQVTGTDNLDWRRRSGSTPSPNTGPSFDHTTGRNGSYIYFDSSQGTEGAKAQLYSPLLTVGRNNYTCLTFWYHMYGEHVSTLTLYHNKTRLWTRSGDQGNVWLQARITITAILHEEIVIEAAKGRGVKGDIAIDDISYRFGPCPAQAILRPTRQPGTTGPTPAPVALSCDFETSDLCGYRQDRRDHFDWVRKAGPSASSHSGPNSDHTMNTNYGKLAS; the protein is encoded by the exons ATGGGGGGAAGAAAAGCCTGTGTGTTCCACCTGGTTGTGGTTCTTGCTATTGCAG TCAGAGCCAGCAGAGGTCAGGTACTGGACTGTAACTTTGAGCGAGACCTCTGCCAGTGGAGGCAGGTCACAGGAACCGATAACCTGGACTGGCGGCGACGGTCTGGCAGCACCCCTTCACCAAACACGGGACCCAGTTTTGACCACACGACGGGCA GAAATGGCTCCTACATCTACTTCGACAGCTCCCAAGGCACGGAGGGCGCCAAAGCCCAGCTGTACAGCCCCTTGCTGACTGTTGGGAGGAACAACTACACGTGCCTGACGTTCTGGTACCACATGTACGGGGAGCACGTCAGCACCCTGACGCTGTACCACAACAAGACGAGACTGTGGACACGCTCCGGTGACCAAGGCAACGTGTGGCTGCAGGCGCGCATCACCATCACGGCCATCCTTCACGAGGAG ATTGTCATCGAAGCCGCAAAAGGACGAGGTGTCAAAGGGGACATCGCTATTGACGACATTTCCTACAGGTTTGGGCCCTGCCCCGCCCAGG CCATACTCAGACCCACTCGGCAGCCAGGAACCACTGGGCCCACGCCAGCCCCTGTCGCTCTCAGCTGCGACTTCGAGACCTCAGACTTGTGTGGCTATAGGCAAGACCGGAGAGACCATTTTGACTGGGTCCGCAAGGCAGGCCCCAGTGCTTCTTCCCACTCAGGACCCAACAGTGATCACACGATGAATACAAACTACGGTAAGTTAGCATCTTAA